From the genome of Anopheles moucheti chromosome 3, idAnoMoucSN_F20_07, whole genome shotgun sequence, one region includes:
- the LOC128305897 gene encoding GTP cyclohydrolase 1 isoform X1, with protein sequence MSKFEISDDADELNQEIDDTNFPTRSNSISFGAANGNGSTGSLNNGYGPFANRRRSSSIRRTESEMTEGDENGHGGGHGPVDTGEAVNNNGGENGATSTSVTAISGGLNRARPTPIRTTSLSGEASTGADHGATTNASSAPPLNSTPRAIMTPGHEKCTFHHDLELDHKPSTREDLLPLMSKSYRMLLSSLGEDPERQGLLKTPERAAKAMLFFTKGYDQSLEEALNGAVFDEDHDEMVVVKDIEMFSMCEHHLVPFYGKVSIGYLPCKKILGLSKLARIVEIFSRRLQVQERLTKQIAVAVTQAVQPAGVAVIIEGVHMCMVMRGVQKINSKTVTSTMLGVFRDDPKTREEFLTLCNNK encoded by the exons ATGAGCAAGTTCGAGATTTCGGACGATGCGGACGAGCTGAACCAGGAGATCGACGATACCAACTTCCCGACGCGCTCCAACTCGATCAGCTTCGGTGCGGCCAACGGCAATGGTTCGACCGGGAGCCTCAACAACGGGTACGGTCCGTTCGCGAATCGGCGTCGGTCGAGCAGTATCCGGCGCACCGAGAGCGAGATGACCGAGGGTGACGAGAACGGGCACGGTGGGGGGCACGGGCCGGTCGATACGGGCGAGGCGGTCAATAACAACGGTGGCGAAAATGGCGCCACCTCGACCAGCGTAACGGCGATCAGCGGTGGCCTTAATCGGGCCCGACCGACGCCGATCCGCacgaccagtttgtcaggTGAGGCAAGCACCGGGGCTGACCACGGTGCCACCACTAACGCCAGCAGTGCACCCCCGCTTAACAGCACACCGAGGGCCATCATGACGCCAG GTCACGAAAAATGTACCTTCCACCATGATCTAGAACTCGACCACAAACCGTCGACCCGGGAGGACCTGCTGCCGCTGATGTCCAAGTCCTACCGGATGCTGCTGTCGAGCCTGGGCGAAGATCCGGAACGTCAGGGACTGCTGAAGACTCCGGAGCGGGCCGCCAAGGCAATGCTCTTCTTCACGAAGGGATACGATCAGAGTTTGGAAG AGGCCTTGAACGGTGCCGTTTTCGACGAGGATCACGACGAAATGGTCGTGGTGAAGGACATCGAAATGTTCTCCATGTGTGAACACCATCTGGTACCGTTCTACGGTAAAGTTTCGATCGGTTACTTGCCCTGCAAGAAGATTCTCGGGCTAAGCAAGCTGGCTAG AATTGTGGAAATCTTTTCACGCCGTCTTCAGGTGCAGGAACGGTTGACCAAGCAAATCGCCGTCGCTGTTACTCAGGCCGTACAACCGGCGGGCGTTGCTGTCATCATTGAAGGAGT ACACATGTGCATGGTGATGCGAGGTGTACAGAAGATCAACAGCAAAACGGTCACCTCGACCATGCTGGGTGTTTTCCGGGATGATCCGAAAACACGCGAAGAGTTCCTGACGCTCTGTAACAACAAGTGA
- the LOC128305897 gene encoding GTP cyclohydrolase 1 isoform X2, giving the protein MSKFEISDDADELNQEIDDTNFPTRSNSISFGAANGNGSTGSLNNGYGPFANRRRSSSIRRTESEMTEGDENGHGGGHGPVDTGEAVNNNGGENGATSTSVTAISGGLNRARPTPIRTTSLSGHEKCTFHHDLELDHKPSTREDLLPLMSKSYRMLLSSLGEDPERQGLLKTPERAAKAMLFFTKGYDQSLEEALNGAVFDEDHDEMVVVKDIEMFSMCEHHLVPFYGKVSIGYLPCKKILGLSKLARIVEIFSRRLQVQERLTKQIAVAVTQAVQPAGVAVIIEGVHMCMVMRGVQKINSKTVTSTMLGVFRDDPKTREEFLTLCNNK; this is encoded by the exons ATGAGCAAGTTCGAGATTTCGGACGATGCGGACGAGCTGAACCAGGAGATCGACGATACCAACTTCCCGACGCGCTCCAACTCGATCAGCTTCGGTGCGGCCAACGGCAATGGTTCGACCGGGAGCCTCAACAACGGGTACGGTCCGTTCGCGAATCGGCGTCGGTCGAGCAGTATCCGGCGCACCGAGAGCGAGATGACCGAGGGTGACGAGAACGGGCACGGTGGGGGGCACGGGCCGGTCGATACGGGCGAGGCGGTCAATAACAACGGTGGCGAAAATGGCGCCACCTCGACCAGCGTAACGGCGATCAGCGGTGGCCTTAATCGGGCCCGACCGACGCCGATCCGCacgaccagtttgtcag GTCACGAAAAATGTACCTTCCACCATGATCTAGAACTCGACCACAAACCGTCGACCCGGGAGGACCTGCTGCCGCTGATGTCCAAGTCCTACCGGATGCTGCTGTCGAGCCTGGGCGAAGATCCGGAACGTCAGGGACTGCTGAAGACTCCGGAGCGGGCCGCCAAGGCAATGCTCTTCTTCACGAAGGGATACGATCAGAGTTTGGAAG AGGCCTTGAACGGTGCCGTTTTCGACGAGGATCACGACGAAATGGTCGTGGTGAAGGACATCGAAATGTTCTCCATGTGTGAACACCATCTGGTACCGTTCTACGGTAAAGTTTCGATCGGTTACTTGCCCTGCAAGAAGATTCTCGGGCTAAGCAAGCTGGCTAG AATTGTGGAAATCTTTTCACGCCGTCTTCAGGTGCAGGAACGGTTGACCAAGCAAATCGCCGTCGCTGTTACTCAGGCCGTACAACCGGCGGGCGTTGCTGTCATCATTGAAGGAGT ACACATGTGCATGGTGATGCGAGGTGTACAGAAGATCAACAGCAAAACGGTCACCTCGACCATGCTGGGTGTTTTCCGGGATGATCCGAAAACACGCGAAGAGTTCCTGACGCTCTGTAACAACAAGTGA